From one Prosthecobacter debontii genomic stretch:
- a CDS encoding flavodoxin domain-containing protein: protein MSKPLLILFGTFSGNSESCAEKAASVARQRGYDPVLENMADCAADVLKQFDTALIITSTYGDGDPPDGTENFYAQVVNRPTQRLEHLRYSVLALGDSCYDRFCQCGKDYDEALETLGATRFHIRVDCDIDYDEPCDAWIEGVFATLAQKRLLAA, encoded by the coding sequence ATGTCTAAGCCTCTTCTCATCCTCTTCGGCACCTTCTCGGGAAACTCGGAATCCTGCGCGGAAAAAGCCGCCAGCGTCGCCCGCCAACGGGGTTACGATCCTGTGCTGGAGAACATGGCGGACTGTGCTGCGGATGTCTTGAAGCAATTCGATACCGCCCTGATCATCACCAGCACTTACGGCGATGGCGATCCTCCCGATGGCACGGAGAATTTTTATGCGCAGGTGGTGAATCGCCCCACCCAGCGCCTGGAGCATCTGCGCTACTCCGTGCTCGCGCTTGGTGACTCCTGCTATGACCGCTTCTGTCAGTGTGGCAAAGATTATGATGAAGCGTTGGAAACCCTCGGGGCCACTCGCTTCCACATCCGTGTGGACTGCGACATCGACTATGACGAGCCCTGTGATGCCTGGATCGAAGGAGTCTTCGCCACTCTCGCTCAAAAGAGACTCCTCGCCGCCTAA
- a CDS encoding glutathione-regulated potassium-efflux system oxidoreductase KefF, whose amino-acid sequence MARVLILFAHPALHRSRVNLALMKAVQDLEDVTFVDLYEDYPNLHIDHQEEQERLLQHDTVVWQHPFYWYAAPAILKEWMDVVLEHGFAYGEGGTRLVGKKLMSAITTGGPEDAYRPEGTNRFTMRELLAPMDQTAYLCGMQYLEPFIIHGARQLTPAQIQEWAQRYRQRIEELRNDR is encoded by the coding sequence ATGGCCCGCGTCCTCATCCTCTTTGCTCACCCTGCCCTGCATCGTTCGCGAGTGAATCTTGCGCTGATGAAGGCGGTGCAGGATCTGGAGGATGTGACCTTCGTGGACCTCTATGAGGACTACCCCAACCTTCATATCGATCATCAGGAAGAGCAGGAGCGCCTCCTCCAGCATGACACGGTGGTCTGGCAGCATCCCTTTTATTGGTATGCCGCTCCGGCGATTTTAAAGGAGTGGATGGATGTGGTGCTGGAGCATGGCTTTGCTTATGGCGAAGGCGGCACTCGTCTGGTGGGCAAGAAACTGATGAGCGCCATCACCACCGGCGGCCCTGAAGATGCCTATCGTCCAGAAGGCACCAATCGCTTCACCATGCGAGAACTGCTCGCTCCCATGGATCAAACCGCATACCTCTGCGGCATGCAGTATTTAGAGCCCTTCATCATTCATGGAGCCCGGCAACTCACGCCCGCGCAAATTCAGGAATGGGCTCAACGTTATCGGCAGCGGATCGAAGAACTCCGCAATGATCGTTAG
- a CDS encoding M56 family metallopeptidase — MSPENVFFLNFGLHSLAFGFLGWLILRCLIRDALRRSVTAMMAILFSVGGPWLVSSLTPWDEGSGTLALATLHQTLDTDWRIVIRPEITPAVSPDMAMHHVSKFVWRADRWMPELKWTLWSGVAALLLRHLWQTSRIVVWTRGLRKPVQEELESIPKALRGKPLAVFHHAGTPCVVGWFRPLIAVPASSFGTLTARQWHWLVRHEEEHLRGRDTLVSWLHECARAVLWWNPFVHALIESHARSREEICDAAAVGEAGENKDYAEFLLSWVRTSHPMAGVMPMAQSRPAQRLRGRLKALVEARPVRHRLGVNFVLACTAGAVVGPLLIASVGLVVPSASVAAQPIKSASTPGENSSLFTRTYTVSPNILSAPSNPANRVTPSEFLESKGVSFPENAMAIFQTDTSRLVVTNTLANLEKTRQVLTDASVIQPQVYFVTRFIQADRFFGIHGAVLDSQSAAALIANVSQKAGVDLLGVPRITTKMGQQAVVEVGHVNPANPEQRVGIRQELMSSKADDGKVFIETKYSLGLESGEALIPSKFSPPKDWSRVNMYTSHGKVELASGETLVQHLQVGGKQMTLLISAIALLPDGTEASHFDRVANVLWPVQVGKDIPYLPGAAPTEPKTAPKAPNKKVFLSVVVADVPGVSQLAANLSLEGKDKAELDRLLGVLDPHRIGQFWVTGVLTDAQFSLVMRALAQQQGVAVVALPASVENGKEAVFQLPQNLGGQSFAVTPGVWADGYSIDLNVVPPSLDLSSEKAVSSAVTIWSGQTLVLGGYLTEVKDQGRLIFVTATLIEETGKATK; from the coding sequence ATGAGCCCAGAAAACGTCTTTTTCCTCAACTTTGGCCTGCACAGCCTGGCCTTTGGATTCCTTGGCTGGCTCATCTTGCGTTGCCTGATTCGCGATGCCTTGAGGCGCAGTGTCACCGCGATGATGGCCATCCTCTTTTCGGTGGGCGGGCCATGGCTGGTTTCGTCGCTGACCCCCTGGGATGAAGGCAGTGGTACGCTTGCCTTAGCGACGCTTCATCAGACGCTGGACACGGACTGGCGCATCGTCATTCGGCCTGAGATAACACCAGCAGTCTCCCCTGACATGGCCATGCATCATGTATCAAAGTTTGTTTGGCGGGCTGACCGTTGGATGCCGGAGCTGAAATGGACTCTGTGGAGCGGCGTCGCCGCCCTGCTTTTGAGGCACCTGTGGCAGACAAGCAGGATCGTGGTATGGACCCGGGGTTTGAGAAAACCAGTCCAGGAAGAGCTCGAATCCATCCCCAAGGCGCTGCGCGGAAAGCCGCTGGCCGTTTTTCATCATGCAGGCACTCCCTGTGTGGTGGGCTGGTTCCGGCCATTGATTGCAGTGCCAGCCTCATCCTTCGGCACCTTGACGGCAAGGCAGTGGCACTGGCTGGTCCGCCATGAGGAGGAGCATCTGCGAGGGAGGGACACGCTGGTCTCCTGGCTCCACGAATGTGCGCGTGCTGTCCTGTGGTGGAACCCCTTCGTTCATGCGCTTATCGAGAGTCATGCGCGGTCCCGGGAAGAAATCTGTGATGCGGCTGCGGTGGGTGAGGCCGGAGAAAACAAAGATTATGCCGAATTTCTGCTCAGTTGGGTCCGGACCTCCCACCCAATGGCTGGCGTCATGCCGATGGCTCAATCACGGCCTGCACAGCGGCTGCGGGGACGGCTAAAGGCGCTTGTCGAAGCCCGCCCGGTGCGTCATCGGCTGGGTGTGAATTTCGTGCTCGCATGCACAGCAGGGGCCGTTGTTGGACCTCTGCTCATCGCCTCCGTTGGGCTGGTTGTTCCTTCAGCGTCAGTAGCCGCTCAGCCTATCAAATCAGCCAGCACTCCTGGTGAAAACAGTTCCTTGTTTACCCGCACTTATACGGTCTCCCCGAATATCCTTTCTGCTCCATCCAATCCTGCGAACAGGGTGACTCCCAGCGAGTTTCTGGAAAGCAAAGGCGTCTCTTTTCCGGAAAATGCGATGGCCATTTTTCAGACCGACACTTCTCGCCTTGTGGTGACCAACACGCTCGCAAATCTGGAAAAGACCCGCCAGGTTCTCACCGACGCTTCGGTGATCCAGCCTCAGGTCTATTTCGTTACTCGGTTCATCCAGGCAGACCGGTTTTTCGGGATTCACGGCGCAGTTTTGGATAGCCAGTCAGCCGCCGCTCTGATCGCAAATGTCAGTCAAAAGGCTGGCGTTGACTTGCTCGGTGTGCCCCGCATCACAACGAAAATGGGGCAGCAGGCCGTTGTCGAAGTTGGCCACGTTAATCCTGCCAATCCAGAGCAACGGGTGGGAATTCGCCAAGAACTGATGTCGTCCAAAGCCGATGATGGAAAGGTATTCATCGAGACAAAATACTCCTTGGGGCTGGAGTCTGGGGAAGCGTTGATTCCCTCCAAATTTAGCCCTCCCAAGGACTGGTCCCGGGTCAATATGTACACCAGTCATGGCAAGGTTGAATTGGCCTCCGGGGAGACCTTGGTGCAGCACCTACAGGTCGGAGGGAAACAAATGACCCTCTTGATCTCGGCCATTGCCCTTCTGCCGGACGGCACTGAGGCCAGTCATTTTGATAGAGTCGCAAACGTCCTCTGGCCAGTTCAAGTGGGAAAAGACATCCCCTACCTGCCCGGAGCTGCTCCAACAGAGCCAAAGACGGCTCCGAAGGCACCTAACAAAAAAGTCTTTTTATCCGTCGTTGTGGCAGACGTGCCGGGGGTCTCTCAACTGGCCGCCAATTTGAGTCTGGAAGGAAAAGACAAGGCCGAACTGGATCGTCTTTTGGGCGTTCTAGATCCCCATCGCATTGGACAGTTTTGGGTCACTGGAGTCTTGACTGACGCTCAGTTTAGCCTCGTGATGCGTGCCTTGGCGCAACAGCAGGGTGTTGCCGTAGTGGCCTTGCCAGCGAGTGTGGAAAATGGCAAAGAGGCCGTTTTCCAATTGCCTCAAAATCTGGGAGGCCAGTCGTTTGCCGTCACTCCCGGTGTCTGGGCTGATGGCTACTCCATTGATCTGAATGTCGTGCCTCCGAGTCTCGATCTTTCCTCGGAAAAAGCGGTTTCCTCAGCCGTGACGATTTGGTCAGGCCAGACACTCGTCCTTGGCGGCTACCTGACAGAGGTGAAGGACCAAGGTCGCTTAATCTTTGTTACGGCCACTCTTATCGAAGAAACCGGTAAAGCGACCAAGTAA
- a CDS encoding DUF4132 domain-containing protein yields MIQKVVGGGASPASPQIPPPENSAPKSASEYHKVIVAYMDQAEPLLKHEWERFNPKTSAIGEEILSGTPEAQAALAMPLVEELRALDRTISLLQSKRQDRRRKVGLYLLISLLGRRLPIQEGVVLSLLNWIGKASYVSHYEYPVTAMVRLAEEWASAGKMTDDLKAGFVRFRNRLARHAGADDRRLCQRLAAAVSEAPELPLVSGEPWADAVIHFLNDCSDETKFFWNELLGLCVTATSANVTQKWLKKAEAILADAQGREEFSRRMSAWLPLVEKPRSAASGYAAVGSYEITDLHQDILRGLTWICGLIATKEMARLMTGLALTCYKKIPGVGSRSVRVGNACVSALGMMGTTDALGQLALIKVRVKFGGAQAAIDKALTQLAERLEVPREEVEEISVPAYGMTGVGELTQRVGDFTAELKVVTSRQTEMLWRRDDGKGQKTLPAAVKSACDEEVKELMAAKKDIEKMLPAQSERLDKLYLQRKSWSVGDWRERYLDHPLVGVLARRLIWNFTSGEITTPGIWLKDTVVNRQGQPLDLNDDGILVTLWHPLNQSVDIVLGWRGFLEEWEIVQPFKQAHREVYLLTPAEEQTQVYSNRFAAHLLRQHQFNALCAARDWKNKIRLMVDDFYPPATRRLSSWGLRAEYWIEGAGSNYGTDTLESGAYRYVATDQVRFYREDAITVNAHASGGGYSSTSFDGTAPEPLRLAEVEPLVFSEIMRDVDLFVGVASVGNDPAWLDGGRDEQQRGYWHDYGFGELSASAQTRRVLLEKLVPRLKIASQCSFVDRFLVVQGKRHRYKIHLGSGNILIAPWDKYLCIVPGQGQVDKAEGKLYLPFEGDRVLSIILSKAFLLAADDKITDPTILSQM; encoded by the coding sequence ATGATTCAAAAAGTCGTGGGGGGGGGAGCCTCCCCTGCATCGCCCCAGATCCCGCCTCCTGAAAACTCGGCTCCCAAATCTGCGAGTGAATACCATAAGGTGATCGTCGCTTACATGGATCAGGCGGAGCCGTTGCTCAAACATGAGTGGGAGCGTTTCAATCCCAAAACGTCTGCCATTGGTGAAGAAATTCTCAGTGGGACACCCGAAGCGCAAGCGGCGTTGGCCATGCCCTTGGTCGAGGAATTGCGTGCTCTCGACAGAACCATCAGCCTCTTGCAGAGTAAGCGACAGGATCGCCGGAGAAAGGTTGGACTGTATCTGTTGATTTCATTGTTAGGGCGTAGGCTGCCGATCCAAGAGGGAGTGGTTCTTTCTCTGTTAAATTGGATCGGTAAAGCGAGCTATGTTTCCCATTATGAATACCCAGTTACTGCGATGGTTCGCCTCGCCGAAGAGTGGGCATCCGCGGGCAAAATGACGGACGACTTGAAAGCGGGATTCGTTCGGTTTCGCAATCGCCTGGCTCGCCATGCAGGTGCGGATGATCGTCGTCTATGTCAGCGTCTTGCCGCGGCCGTGAGTGAGGCTCCCGAGTTACCCTTAGTATCCGGTGAGCCTTGGGCCGATGCGGTCATTCATTTCTTGAACGACTGTTCCGATGAAACGAAGTTTTTTTGGAATGAATTGTTAGGTCTGTGTGTCACAGCGACTTCGGCCAATGTGACTCAAAAATGGCTAAAAAAGGCGGAGGCTATTCTCGCAGACGCTCAGGGGCGGGAAGAGTTCAGCCGACGTATGTCAGCGTGGTTACCGCTGGTGGAGAAACCGCGCAGCGCAGCTTCCGGATATGCCGCGGTAGGCAGTTACGAGATTACGGATCTGCATCAGGATATTCTTCGTGGCCTGACTTGGATCTGTGGCTTGATCGCCACGAAAGAGATGGCCCGCTTGATGACAGGCTTGGCGCTCACTTGCTACAAGAAGATCCCCGGTGTGGGGTCTCGCTCGGTGCGGGTGGGCAATGCTTGCGTTAGCGCCTTGGGGATGATGGGCACGACGGATGCGTTAGGGCAACTGGCCTTGATTAAAGTCAGGGTGAAATTTGGAGGTGCTCAGGCGGCGATTGATAAGGCGCTCACTCAATTGGCTGAAAGGTTGGAAGTACCTCGTGAAGAAGTGGAGGAGATCAGCGTGCCCGCCTATGGCATGACGGGAGTGGGTGAGTTGACTCAGCGGGTGGGAGATTTTACGGCCGAACTCAAGGTGGTGACGTCTCGCCAAACCGAGATGCTGTGGAGACGGGATGATGGAAAAGGTCAAAAGACTCTTCCTGCGGCAGTGAAGAGTGCGTGTGATGAAGAAGTGAAGGAACTGATGGCGGCGAAAAAGGACATCGAAAAGATGCTTCCTGCACAGTCCGAGCGTCTAGATAAGCTTTATCTACAGCGGAAAAGTTGGTCGGTGGGTGATTGGCGGGAGCGTTATCTCGATCATCCGCTGGTCGGAGTCCTGGCTAGGCGTCTGATTTGGAATTTTACTTCTGGAGAGATCACCACACCGGGCATCTGGCTCAAAGATACCGTGGTCAACCGTCAAGGGCAGCCGTTAGACCTCAATGATGACGGTATCCTCGTGACCTTATGGCATCCGCTGAACCAGTCGGTGGACATTGTTTTGGGCTGGCGTGGATTCCTGGAGGAGTGGGAGATCGTGCAGCCGTTCAAACAAGCCCATCGGGAGGTGTATCTGCTGACTCCGGCGGAAGAGCAGACCCAGGTGTATTCCAATCGCTTTGCTGCCCACCTGCTTCGCCAGCATCAATTCAATGCCCTTTGTGCTGCGCGGGATTGGAAAAATAAAATCCGTCTTATGGTGGATGATTTTTATCCTCCGGCTACCCGCAGGCTATCGTCGTGGGGCTTGCGTGCGGAATACTGGATCGAAGGGGCAGGCTCCAACTACGGAACGGATACGTTGGAAAGCGGGGCTTATCGTTATGTCGCGACGGATCAGGTGCGGTTTTATCGCGAGGATGCTATCACTGTTAACGCTCATGCAAGTGGTGGTGGCTACAGTAGCACGAGTTTTGATGGAACTGCTCCTGAGCCCCTGCGACTGGCTGAAGTCGAGCCATTGGTCTTCTCGGAAATCATGAGGGACGTGGATCTCTTCGTCGGTGTCGCCAGTGTCGGTAATGATCCGGCGTGGTTGGATGGAGGGCGCGATGAGCAGCAGCGTGGCTACTGGCATGACTATGGTTTTGGCGAACTCAGCGCCTCCGCTCAAACAAGGCGTGTGCTTTTGGAGAAACTGGTTCCCCGTTTGAAGATCGCCTCTCAATGCTCGTTTGTGGACCGCTTCCTCGTGGTGCAGGGGAAACGGCATCGTTACAAAATCCACCTTGGCAGCGGAAACATTCTCATCGCACCTTGGGACAAGTATCTCTGCATCGTGCCCGGCCAAGGGCAGGTGGATAAAGCCGAGGGAAAACTGTATCTGCCTTTCGAAGGAGACAGGGTCCTGAGCATTATTTTGAGCAAAGCGTTTTTACTCGCTGCGGATGACAAGATCACCGACCCAACGATTTTAAGCCAGATGTGA
- a CDS encoding BlaI/MecI/CopY family transcriptional regulator, with translation MAKKSLPPLSAAEQALMDILWKRSPVGVLDLLEAVNEGRAEPVTRNTLQTQLTRLEAKGWISRDDSSRSHVYAPAVPEQRGRSSVLRELKQRFFGGSNLALVRCLVESEEITEEELVELRKLVRSGTVRKGGE, from the coding sequence ATGGCCAAAAAATCTCTTCCTCCACTTTCCGCAGCCGAGCAAGCGCTGATGGACATTCTCTGGAAACGCTCGCCTGTTGGCGTGCTCGACTTGCTGGAAGCAGTCAATGAGGGGCGTGCCGAACCTGTCACCCGCAACACGCTCCAAACTCAGCTCACCCGACTGGAAGCGAAGGGCTGGATTTCCCGTGATGACTCTAGCCGCAGCCATGTCTATGCCCCCGCCGTCCCCGAGCAGCGAGGCCGCAGCAGCGTGTTGAGGGAACTTAAACAGCGCTTCTTCGGCGGCAGTAATCTGGCGCTGGTCCGCTGCCTCGTCGAGAGTGAAGAGATCACCGAGGAAGAACTGGTGGAACTGCGCAAACTGGTCCGCAGTGGGACGGTCAGGAAAGGAGGCGAGTGA
- a CDS encoding PQQ-binding-like beta-propeller repeat protein encodes MRFAPLWILFSTVLPTLATDWPRWRGTHGDGGWNPASIPVNYSDQTPELLWEKDIGGGYGGVTVSAGRVYVLDRPKDGGDVERILCYAQSSGELLWSHSWPAVYGRMDYGNGPRSSVTLHSGRAYVLGAAGMALCLNAHTGQILWQVDTVAEHGASVPTWGFAASPVLDAGRVLLHVGAQPEGSVLALDAQNGKLLWRGGADPAGYCTPEIIIHEGQRQLIAWGPENIQSLNPETGATLWTYPYKITYGVSIAQPLYRDGVLLISGYWHGTKALRPGVNPELVWENEKEMCGLMSSPLFKDGVVYLLDKNKGLQGIELKTGRILWSDANTLTPKDRNPQMSLVWMQESQGLAALLNAQGELVYVKLGPEGFEELARHQIIGKTWAHPAFVGNAIYARSDTKLAAWRLWPD; translated from the coding sequence ATGAGATTTGCACCTCTTTGGATCTTGTTTAGCACCGTATTACCCACTCTAGCTACGGATTGGCCGCGCTGGCGTGGGACTCATGGCGACGGAGGTTGGAATCCGGCTTCGATTCCAGTGAATTATTCAGACCAGACGCCTGAACTCCTTTGGGAAAAGGACATCGGTGGAGGTTATGGTGGTGTGACCGTTAGTGCCGGGCGTGTGTATGTCTTGGATCGTCCGAAAGACGGAGGTGATGTCGAACGCATCCTTTGTTATGCGCAGAGTTCGGGGGAACTGTTATGGTCTCACTCCTGGCCTGCGGTTTATGGTCGCATGGACTATGGCAATGGCCCTCGCTCTTCCGTGACGCTTCACTCAGGTCGGGCTTATGTGCTCGGGGCAGCTGGTATGGCGCTGTGCCTGAATGCTCACACAGGGCAGATCCTCTGGCAGGTGGATACGGTGGCGGAGCATGGAGCGAGCGTTCCTACCTGGGGATTCGCGGCTTCTCCGGTGCTCGACGCTGGACGTGTGCTCCTGCATGTGGGGGCCCAACCAGAGGGCAGTGTCTTGGCTCTGGATGCCCAGAATGGAAAGCTGCTCTGGCGTGGTGGGGCTGATCCTGCGGGTTACTGTACCCCTGAGATCATCATCCATGAGGGGCAGCGTCAGCTCATTGCCTGGGGGCCCGAAAACATTCAGAGCCTGAATCCTGAGACGGGGGCCACGCTGTGGACCTATCCCTATAAGATCACGTATGGCGTGAGCATCGCCCAGCCCTTGTATCGGGATGGAGTCCTGCTCATCTCGGGGTATTGGCATGGCACGAAAGCCCTGCGGCCGGGAGTGAACCCGGAGCTGGTCTGGGAGAATGAAAAAGAGATGTGTGGCTTGATGTCCTCCCCACTTTTCAAAGACGGGGTGGTGTATCTGTTGGATAAGAACAAAGGGCTTCAAGGCATTGAACTGAAGACGGGCCGCATTCTCTGGAGTGATGCCAACACCCTGACTCCGAAAGATCGAAATCCCCAGATGAGTCTCGTCTGGATGCAGGAAAGTCAGGGTCTGGCAGCGCTACTCAATGCCCAGGGTGAATTGGTCTATGTAAAGCTGGGGCCAGAGGGGTTTGAGGAACTGGCGCGGCATCAAATCATCGGCAAGACCTGGGCTCATCCCGCCTTCGTGGGGAATGCTATCTACGCACGCTCAGACACCAAGCTCGCCGCCTGGAGGCTTTGGCCGGATTGA
- the tkt gene encoding transketolase — MNKAILAQAANEARGLAMDAVHKCSSGHLGLPLGAADVGAVLFGETLQCNPDDPKWLNRDRFILSAGHGSMFIYSWLHLSGYEVPLEAVKNFRVLHSITPGHPEFHETPGVECTTGPLGQGIGNAVGYALSGKMAAAKYNTAEHTIIDNHIIALAGDGCLQEGVAREAVAFAAHNALDNLIVIFDSNDVTLDAMAKVTQSEDTQALFIALGWDAVTIDGHDLDAIKAAIEKAKADNNGKPKIIIAKTIIAKGIPEVAGTAKGHGEGGAKFVDAAKQGLGIPEGTHFYVSDAVKTYFAELKTQRIASYTEWNKTFSAWSAANPGLAAELDAARNSTLTAEDLLKAIPEYPAEGKAATRNSGGEILNQLAKAVPHLITGSADLFGSTKNYIKDGGDFSATNPTGRNIWFGIREHAMGAICNGIAYDGLFLGSGATFLVFADYCRPSIRLAALAKLPVTYIFTHDSVGVGEDGPTHQPVETVSGLRVIPNLDVIRPADAEEAAAAFSAAFSRQDGPTLLALSRQDLPHLGFLSAAERREGTLKGGYVLVKETAPLEAIVLATGSEVQWAVEGAKGKPGVRVVSLPCFERFDRQSAEYRESVLPAACTKRISIEAGVTGLWWKYVGTQGQVIGIDRFGISAPGNIVFKELGITAEAVAQALA; from the coding sequence ATGAATAAAGCCATCCTCGCTCAAGCAGCCAATGAAGCCCGTGGTCTCGCCATGGACGCTGTCCACAAGTGCTCCTCTGGCCACCTCGGCCTGCCGCTCGGTGCAGCGGACGTCGGAGCCGTCCTTTTCGGCGAAACCCTTCAGTGCAATCCAGACGATCCAAAATGGCTGAACCGCGACCGTTTCATCCTGTCCGCCGGCCATGGTTCCATGTTCATCTACAGCTGGCTTCACCTCAGCGGTTATGAAGTGCCTCTGGAGGCGGTGAAAAACTTCCGCGTCCTGCACTCCATCACCCCCGGCCACCCTGAGTTCCATGAAACTCCAGGCGTCGAGTGCACCACCGGCCCTCTCGGCCAGGGCATCGGCAACGCCGTCGGATATGCCCTGAGCGGCAAGATGGCTGCGGCCAAATACAACACGGCTGAGCACACGATCATTGATAACCACATCATCGCTCTTGCAGGTGATGGCTGCCTTCAGGAAGGTGTGGCCCGTGAAGCCGTGGCCTTTGCCGCCCACAACGCGCTGGACAACCTGATCGTCATCTTCGACTCCAACGACGTCACTCTCGACGCCATGGCCAAGGTGACTCAGAGCGAGGACACCCAAGCTCTCTTCATCGCCCTCGGCTGGGACGCCGTCACCATCGACGGTCATGACCTCGACGCCATCAAGGCCGCCATCGAAAAAGCCAAGGCCGATAACAACGGCAAGCCGAAGATCATCATCGCCAAGACCATCATCGCCAAGGGTATCCCTGAGGTGGCTGGCACCGCCAAAGGTCACGGTGAAGGTGGCGCGAAGTTCGTGGACGCCGCTAAACAAGGCCTCGGCATCCCTGAAGGCACCCACTTCTACGTCAGCGACGCGGTGAAGACCTACTTCGCCGAGCTGAAGACCCAGCGCATCGCCAGCTACACCGAGTGGAATAAAACGTTCTCCGCCTGGAGCGCCGCGAACCCCGGCTTGGCTGCTGAACTGGACGCCGCTCGCAACAGCACCCTCACCGCTGAAGACCTGCTCAAAGCTATCCCGGAATATCCCGCCGAAGGTAAAGCCGCTACCCGTAACAGCGGCGGTGAAATCCTCAACCAACTGGCCAAGGCCGTTCCTCACCTCATCACCGGCAGCGCCGACCTCTTCGGCTCCACCAAGAACTACATCAAGGACGGTGGTGACTTCAGCGCCACCAACCCCACCGGCCGCAACATCTGGTTCGGCATCCGCGAGCACGCCATGGGCGCCATCTGCAATGGCATCGCCTACGACGGTCTCTTCCTCGGCAGCGGTGCGACCTTCCTGGTCTTCGCCGACTACTGCCGCCCAAGCATCCGCTTGGCTGCCCTGGCTAAACTTCCCGTCACCTACATCTTCACCCACGACTCCGTCGGTGTCGGTGAAGACGGCCCGACCCACCAGCCAGTGGAAACCGTCAGCGGTCTGCGCGTGATCCCGAATCTCGACGTCATCCGCCCTGCCGATGCCGAAGAAGCCGCCGCTGCTTTCTCCGCTGCTTTCAGCCGTCAGGATGGCCCGACCCTCCTCGCCCTCAGCCGTCAGGATCTGCCTCACCTCGGTTTCCTCAGCGCTGCTGAGCGCCGCGAAGGCACCCTGAAAGGTGGCTACGTCCTCGTGAAGGAAACCGCTCCTCTGGAAGCCATCGTCCTCGCTACCGGTTCTGAAGTTCAATGGGCTGTCGAAGGTGCTAAAGGTAAGCCCGGCGTCCGCGTCGTCAGCCTGCCATGCTTCGAGCGCTTTGACCGTCAGAGCGCCGAATATCGTGAGTCCGTCCTCCCTGCCGCCTGCACCAAGCGCATCTCCATCGAAGCCGGTGTCACCGGTCTGTGGTGGAAATACGTCGGCACCCAGGGTCAGGTCATCGGCATTGATCGCTTCGGCATCAGCGCCCCTGGCAACATCGTCTTCAAGGAACTCGGCATCACCGCCGAAGCCGTGGCCCAGGCTCTGGCCTGA